A single genomic interval of Lathyrus oleraceus cultivar Zhongwan6 chromosome 7, CAAS_Psat_ZW6_1.0, whole genome shotgun sequence harbors:
- the LOC127103619 gene encoding uncharacterized protein LOC127103619 — translation MMRLEKMVNESDIMQGAIRTIDFDEGVFGAAHFEIIAKEDMQQLFEHDELGIAVIHTYIWYMYVTLLRGTELCNRFNFIAASRINATLITKNPTSVKNDLVDRFMAAGDKTTPSLYFLP, via the exons atgatgcgtcttgagaaaatggtgaatgagtccgatattatgcaaggggccattcgtactatagattttgatgaaggtgttttcggagctgctcatttcgaaataattgcaaaggaggacatgcaacaactttttgaacacgacgaattgggcatcgctgtcattcatacatacatatg gtatatgtatgtaacattgctgcggggaactgaattgtgtaaccgtttcaattttattgctgcttcccgtatcaacgcaacgttaataacgaaaaatccaacatccgtaaagaatgatctagtcgatagattcatggcggccggcgataagactacacccagtttgtattttttacc ttga